The Cloacibacillus sp. An23 DNA window GACGTCGCCGCCGCACTTGTCGCAGACGCCTTCCTTCGACGACGGCTTCATCACCGTGTTATAAATCTCGCCGCACTGGCGGCAGACTCTTCTCGAAGTCAGGCGTCCGACGACCGCGTCGTCCTCTATGACGAGGTCGACAACCGCGTCAAGCTTGAGCTTCATCTTATCGAGAATCTCGTCAAGCGCTTTTGCCTGCGCAATCGTACGCGGAAAACCGTCCAGCATGAAACCTTCCTTCGCGTCGTCTTCCATGAGGCGTCTTTCCATCATGGCGATTATCACGTCGTCTGGCACAAGCTTGCCGGCGTCCATGTAGACCTCGGCGTTCCTGCCGAGCTCCGTTC harbors:
- a CDS encoding adenylate kinase, producing the protein MRIILLGAPGAGKGTQADSIKAKYPVAHISTGDMLRSNIKEGTELGRNAEVYMDAGKLVPDDVIIAMMERRLMEDDAKEGFMLDGFPRTIAQAKALDEILDKMKLKLDAVVDLVIEDDAVVGRLTSRRVCRQCGEIYNTVMKPSSKEGVCDKCGGDVVQRDDDKEDVIRKRLSVFHEQTAPLIDYYGKQGILVPVDATGEKDAVLKVLEQKKANA